From Pan troglodytes isolate AG18354 chromosome 1, NHGRI_mPanTro3-v2.0_pri, whole genome shotgun sequence:
aaagtgctgggattacaggcgtgagccaccgtgcctggcctggaacagATTTCTTGTATTCTTCAAAATCAGGTACAACATTTGATCTTTATGTCAGAAACAGGCTAGCCTGCTTGGTTTAATACTGGGAAAAAGAGCTTTTCACTTGCTTCTCCCCAGGTTACCTGTAATAATTAGGTTTGAATGGCCCATTTTTGTTGAGTCCCAGATATTTTGCTTGGTCATCTGTCAGCTCTGTAAGGTGGGCATCAAATGATGGCAGATGCAAGCTGGCAACGTATTCATCTAGGAAGAGCAAAGTGGCAGGAGAGCAGACTCCTTTTCAAAATGTCTCTCAAGTTATAACTTCCCATTTTCATTTGAAGCTTTTTTAAGAAAGCAGACAAGGGATGGAATAACTCTGAAAGAATCCACAACTTGAAATAtttgcttaattaaaaaaaaaacctcaaagctGCCTTTCTGGGCAGGGTGCTTCTCTCAGCACATGTCCAGTGCGTTCAGAAAAGCCACTTACCAGGGTAACAAAAGGGAGTGGGCTTTTACCTCTCTATCCTTCTCTGGCAAAGCAGGGGGCTTCCCTGCAGTGGCCCACATGTCACATGCTACTCCTACCTTCCTGCAGCAACCTCCTTAACTAGATTATAGTCAAATTAGCAATCAAAGTGGACACCAGTAAGCTAGAAAGACCCTGTGTCAATAACACTCATTTAGGATAAGATCCATGGATCTTAGGATCATGAATTTCTAAGGTAGTCGGCACAGAATTTTTACTTTTCCATAGATAAGCTTCCCTTTTATAATTATACACTGAAAAAAAAGTCTGAAGTAAGCTATTGGAGGAGAGGAGAGCAAGAAGTATTTTAGCATTAAGAAGTCAGGGATTTGGGCTAGGAGATATGGGAGCTATGGGAGATGGGTACACCGTGCAGAAAGGTAAAGGACTAGAGATGATGTATTATGTCACATGAACACAGCATGGGTTGCTTACAAGAGATTGGATGGTTTGCATATCCTCACAGAAAATGGACAATAAAACCTGTGTTTGTTTCTCTCACTTTGTTCCAAGGCTGTATGTACTCAGCTGCACTGGGAAGTTTACTGAACTTCATAAGGCTACTTAGAGTAAGAACATCTCCCTAAACCATTGTGTTAAGCACTGTTACTCATTAGCTGTGATTCTCACACAATTCTACAATGTATGtagtattattctcattttaccaaTCAAGAAACTGAGGATCATGGAGATTAGAACTTGTCCTGAGGTCAAACAACCAGTAAGCATAGGAACAGGAATTGGAACTCTGACTCTAAATCCAATGCCTTTCATGGTAGTCATTTTACCAAACTATGCAGCTGTCTGCATAGATTTCCACTGTTTTTCACTCACCCATTTTCTTAGGAAGCAAGTACACATCCTGCTTGTATCGTCCCTCAGGTGCATTATAGAGTTCTATCAGTGCCAAAGCCTAAGGTGGGAAAAGAAGGCCAGAAAgcacaaaaatatttcttagacaggcacataaaaataaaaccaggttTAACAGCATTTGGGTAAGTACTACAGTGATCTACCACAGTCACAGCACCTAGGACTTTGCCTATACTAAAGGGCAGCACACATCCTAAGaggatttgttgtttttgtttagttcCTAACAGAAGAACAAATCAAATAAAACTAAGCTGGAACATTATATTCTCAACTAAAACAGCCAATTCAACGAATACTGACTTAGTGACTCTTTTCTATACTTAAGAATACCTGTTTCCACAATTTattacataaaaaaagaataggatGATGAGAAGATAGTACAGTACACCCTCACTGGAACTGATCTACGCCCAGTTCCACAAATTGCAGTGCAGTGTAAGCAGGCATTTTGCCACATACCTGTGTTGTGGCTGTGATGGACAGAACAAAGGTGGGAACTGTTGAGCAGCTCAAATTGAGTAGACGACCCTGGAAAGGTAAGAGAGAGCCCTGGGATGAGCTCTGTCTCAGATTCCAATGGCATACAAGTCAAGCCAAAGCGGGAGAGGACTTTACACCCCTCTAGACTCAGTTGGAAGAGGAAGAATTACAGTTCCAGATCAGGACTCTAggctttttcctattttctgcaAATCCATCTGAGTCTGAAAGGTTAAAGAATCAGCTGTGGTTAGGAAATAGTGTTACTTAgtaaaaagtagatttttttaaagtggtttTATTTTGGGGACCAATTtgtgaaatctctctctctccaaagaTAAAATTCAGGGAAACATAGGCCCAATATTtgtttccctcccctctcccctcatgGATCTAACTACTCTGCTTGTGCTGCTCTGCCAGGGTCCTTCTCTGTGTGTACCTCTGCCAGGAGGACAACTCGTTTGCCATCTGGCCAGATGACATGGTCCACCTGAGAACGTACTCGCTCCCACGTCAGCTCCGGAGTGCGGAGGCTGGTCTGAAAGGAAGAAAGCACAGTTGACTATGGTTATTAATGAAAGGTAGTAGAGAAATGCCTAGCAACAAATGAGAGAAGCCTTACCACATCGATTTCTGTGTTGGAGTGGCCCATATTGCATACGATACAACTGTTTTTCATGCGATCCAAGTGCTCCCGTGTCACTACATTCTTATTTCCTAAAAGAACAGATGGGTGGTTAAGGAAAGAGATGCCGGGCAACAAAGGTACTGGCTGGCTTTCACGTAGAACATAGGAGACCAGAGGCTTGCTGGCATTAAAGAACATGTAGACATTCTGAGAGAAGACATGCATAACCGCTCCTTAGGCTATCTGGTCTTCAGATCAAGCAGTATAAAAAGTCACCAGGGAAAAAAGTTTTTTACTCTGGAAAACATGTTAAGGTTCTGATAGCTTATTCTAGTTCTGAGACCTTTATACTGAACAGAGGTCTCACCTCCTTTGTATGAAAGTCACTCAGACTACTTTCAAGATTTAGCCTCTGAACAAACACTTCTCTATGCAAGTTATTTACCTGTGCAAGTTATTACGACATCGACTTGCCGGATGACTTCATTTAGCTTTACCACCCTGAACCCATCCAtgctggaagaaaagaaaggaacacTATGAGTAAAGCAAGAAGGCAGTGGGAGGGAAGATGGTCATGAAACGAGACAAGATCCCCTTCTAGTTGGATCCAGTGCCACCTCACAGGAATGGTGAGTGATAAGCTGTGCTAAACTATATACACTGGCCTCTTCAGAGTCCCCAAGACTCCCTCTAGGAAGGAAAAATGCCAAGAGGCTCTCAGAGAGCCCTAGGGTTAGAGTGAGAAGAACAGAGCAGTCCTAGCCTTCTCTTCCCCTAGGTGATTTCTGCAAAAATGATTAATATACTCAATTATGAACTCTCAATAACATAAAGTACCTAGAGTGAATCTAATAGTATTATCACTCTGTTCTTACCAGGCCTGCAGAGCACAGATGGGGTCGATTTCGGTAATGTAGACAATTGCTCCAAGAGCTTTGAGAGCAGCACAGCAGCCCTTGCCTACCTGCAGAACAAAAGAAAGGTCAAGTTGTTAGGTTCATTAAGTCATGGATATTTAGGGTAGGTAGGTTATTTGTGAGACAGGAATTAACCTTCATGAAATAGCCTGTCATCTGGTGAACAGCTGCACAGACGCTCCAATCCCAAGCAGAACAGAAACAGACCCAGATTACGTTGTGAACCTCAGTTAGAGAGGTAATTTAGCAGACATGTCATAGGAAGGACTGGGGCTTTGCATAGCAGTTTTCATCAGGGaaacaagactaagcaaaagCAACTTACTCTAAGCAACCTCTAATTTCTTATTCTCTTACTTGAGAAGAATCTACTCAAGGATACCCTCGTAGCTCAGGAACTTCTTTGGGTCATTGCTGAAGACAACAAAATCTGTGACCTATTCCAGTTTGGAGATATTCAACTATATGCCATTTCAGATTCCACCCTTAATTCTACTGCAAGTCACTTGTGGGGCTAAAATGCTATATATTCACTTGAATTAAGTCTCATTAAAGGTTATTGTTATAATTGGAGAAGATGATACTAGTATCTATTCCACAAGGCAAAATGGTAAAATCTGAAAACTCAATTCATTTTGTATGTTTCTATTCATAAATCTGAATAAAAGGCTTTTGCTATTGTTTGAGATACAttatctaaaaaaatttaaaccttgTATCAGTGACTCTAGATTGACAGCACAAGCCTCCTTTACCCAATATTTCTAATAAGTacacaaaaagaaagagacactgaGACCCAGCTATTTACCTCACCATAGCCACACACCACCACTTGTTTCCCACCAAACATCACATCTGTGGTCCTCTTCAGGCTGTGGAAACAGACAAGGGCTCAACTCAAACGTTAATAGCTCAAACTCAGTCCCTCTTCACAAAGTTAAAAGTGTGGGCCAATGCCCATGAGAATTACAATTGGAAGCTGGTTGAGCTCAGTATGAAATGGTCCCTCTAATAAACTTTTAAAGCCAAAGGAAGACCAGAGCCCCTAGAagtttgaatatatatacattcaaCCTACCCATCCAAAATGGATTCTCGGCAGCAGTACAAGTTATCAAACTTCTGTTTGGTAACAGAATCATTGACGTTCATGGCCGGAACACAGAGCTTCCCAGCTTTGGAGAGCTGATACAGCCTAAAGAGAGAAGaggtcacaaaaacaaacaaaaaccaagttAGCTGGCACAACATAATTTGTGGCAAAATCTGCCTAATTCTGTTCAAGTTCCATGCTGCCCTTCCCAGTCTCATTTATTGCCCAAGGATATTAGAAAACATGATTATTTCCTTGTCATCCCTCCacacttcttttcattttcttctccctttaccccttttttggaagaaaaaaaaaagcctttcaatTGAAGAAATGTACTTCTCTTCCCTTTATAGGGAGTGTTATTTCCTTTGATCAGCATTTTTCAATAGAAACCCATGCCTACTTCTGATAAACAAAGACTATCAATGATTCTGATATGGttccgtgtgtgtgtgagtaAGCATGCGCAATGTGCCCCCAAGAAACACTCTTTCAGATATCTTTTCAGTATTCCAACAAGCCAAGAATATTTTGCCCAGTTTTACTTTTTGTAGTGTGTATAACATGTAGTTTTACAATAGGattgtttttcatatttcaaatataaaatgataatacaATATTGAATACAGTTTTTCAAGATACATTTATTCCCTACCCGCCCCTCAACACTAGTTGAGAATCACTCAATGGAGtaaatgggagagaaaaatgTATGAACTAGAACCTGAAATAACTTCCTTCTAGGATCAACTTGATTTTTCGAAAGTAAAAACTCAAAAGTTTTATCtaatgaagatattcccatttagtTATAAGTCTGAAACACAGTCCTAAAGCCTAACAGAGACCAGGAGAGTTTGCTGAGGCAAGGACACAAGGGGCAGCTACTCCAGAATCTGTTACCTGTGAACACCAGTCACGCTCTCTTCCACAATGCCTCGGATCTTCTTAAACACGTTTGGATACTTCTTATAAACCCAGTGGGTTAAGTCTCCCCCATCATCCAGGATCTATAGAACAGCCAGAAGACTTCTATGGGCATTCAGGCTGCTAGGGCTGGGGGGAACTTTGAACCCACTTTCTGTACTAGTAAGAGAGCCCTGTATGTTTTGGAAGAGTACTCCTCAGAGCTCCCTAGAGCAGGCTTAGAGAGTGGAAATACAGTCAAATTTGTTGGTGTAAAATGGTTAAAAGGATTCCTAGGTTTGCTTTAGGCTACAGT
This genomic window contains:
- the AHCYL1 gene encoding S-adenosylhomocysteine hydrolase-like protein 1 isoform X1, with protein sequence MSMPDAMPLPGVGEELKQAKEIEDAEKYSFMATVTKAPKKQIQFADDMQEFTKFPTKTGRRSLSRSISQSSTDSYSSAASYTDSSDDEVSPREKQQTNSKGSSNFCVKNIKQAEFGRREIEIAEQDMSALISLRKRAQGEKPLAGAKIVGCTHITAQTAVLIETLCALGAQCRWSACNIYSTQNEVAAALAEAGVAVFAWKGESEDDFWWCIDRCVNMDGWQANMILDDGGDLTHWVYKKYPNVFKKIRGIVEESVTGVHRLYQLSKAGKLCVPAMNVNDSVTKQKFDNLYCCRESILDGLKRTTDVMFGGKQVVVCGYGEVGKGCCAALKALGAIVYITEIDPICALQACMDGFRVVKLNEVIRQVDVVITCTGNKNVVTREHLDRMKNSCIVCNMGHSNTEIDVTSLRTPELTWERVRSQVDHVIWPDGKRVVLLAEGRLLNLSCSTVPTFVLSITATTQALALIELYNAPEGRYKQDVYLLPKKMDEYVASLHLPSFDAHLTELTDDQAKYLGLNKNGPFKPNYYRY
- the AHCYL1 gene encoding S-adenosylhomocysteine hydrolase-like protein 1 isoform X2, with amino-acid sequence MQEFTKFPTKTGRRSLSRSISQSSTDSYSSAASYTDSSDDEVSPREKQQTNSKGSSNFCVKNIKQAEFGRREIEIAEQDMSALISLRKRAQGEKPLAGAKIVGCTHITAQTAVLIETLCALGAQCRWSACNIYSTQNEVAAALAEAGVAVFAWKGESEDDFWWCIDRCVNMDGWQANMILDDGGDLTHWVYKKYPNVFKKIRGIVEESVTGVHRLYQLSKAGKLCVPAMNVNDSVTKQKFDNLYCCRESILDGLKRTTDVMFGGKQVVVCGYGEVGKGCCAALKALGAIVYITEIDPICALQACMDGFRVVKLNEVIRQVDVVITCTGNKNVVTREHLDRMKNSCIVCNMGHSNTEIDVTSLRTPELTWERVRSQVDHVIWPDGKRVVLLAEGRLLNLSCSTVPTFVLSITATTQALALIELYNAPEGRYKQDVYLLPKKMDEYVASLHLPSFDAHLTELTDDQAKYLGLNKNGPFKPNYYRY